In Pedobacter sp. WC2423, the following are encoded in one genomic region:
- a CDS encoding glycosyl transferase, which produces MLKFCTLFNTTYLSRGIAMYNSLEQQTEDFHLYIFAFDDYCFDVLTKMALKNASIISLFTFENDRLLAIKADRTAGEYCWTCASSTIKYCIEKYALDHCTYIDADLLFFSNPACLINEMGEKSVLITEHRYTPRYDQSSTSGIYCVQFMTFKNTQAGMEVLNWWVDACIDWCFNRFEDNKFGDQKYLDDWTTRFDTIHVLKNTGGGVAPWNVQQYEFTTKEKQIKGKELDTQASFDLVFYHFHDFQYIKGNAYSLSSSAYYLDRKVAKHIYKPYTKALSAAEAEIYKVNAEKTAHELSEDNIWIKLNTRKYVLFTLLGYYKNFHSKRSLEYGFLSRRTFRFN; this is translated from the coding sequence ATGCTTAAGTTCTGCACTTTATTTAATACAACTTATCTTTCCCGCGGAATTGCAATGTACAATTCACTGGAACAGCAAACGGAGGATTTCCATTTGTATATTTTCGCTTTTGATGACTATTGTTTTGATGTGCTTACAAAAATGGCACTCAAGAATGCAAGTATTATCAGCTTATTTACCTTTGAAAATGATCGGCTGTTAGCTATAAAAGCGGACCGTACCGCAGGGGAATATTGCTGGACCTGCGCATCCTCGACCATTAAGTATTGTATTGAAAAATATGCATTGGATCATTGTACTTATATTGATGCAGATCTGTTATTTTTCAGTAATCCTGCTTGTTTAATCAATGAAATGGGTGAAAAATCTGTGCTGATTACCGAACACAGATATACACCACGTTATGATCAATCCTCAACAAGCGGCATCTATTGTGTACAATTCATGACTTTTAAAAATACACAGGCAGGTATGGAAGTATTGAACTGGTGGGTAGATGCTTGTATAGATTGGTGTTTTAATCGTTTTGAAGACAACAAATTCGGTGATCAGAAATACCTTGATGACTGGACTACCCGTTTTGATACCATCCATGTATTAAAAAATACCGGAGGCGGAGTTGCTCCATGGAATGTGCAGCAATATGAATTTACGACTAAAGAGAAACAGATTAAGGGGAAAGAACTGGACACACAGGCTTCTTTTGATCTTGTCTTTTATCATTTTCACGATTTCCAGTATATTAAGGGCAACGCCTATAGTTTATCTTCATCCGCTTATTATCTGGACCGTAAGGTGGCAAAGCATATTTATAAACCTTATACCAAAGCACTTTCAGCTGCTGAAGCAGAAATTTACAAGGTTAACGCCGAAAAAACCGCACATGAGCTGTCTGAAGACAATATCTGGATTAAACTAAATACCAGAAAATATGTCTTATTTACACTACTGGGTTATTATAAGAATTTTCATAGTAAACGTTCTTTGGAATATGGATTCCTGAGCAGGAGAACATTTAGATTTAATTAA
- a CDS encoding methyltransferase, TIGR04325 family yields the protein MFKLFSSNSKKSSYGWFGNYSNWKDLTDSVGGYSEVSILEKTKDALLQVKNGTAVYERDSVVFDKVEHPFPLLTCIMRSAAILQRPLHIIDFGGSLGSTYFQTKNLIGTDICASWNVVEQEHYVTAGRAHFEDERLKFYPSIDACLRVQQADLILLSSSVQYLPEPHLFLKELVAYDFDFVIFDRTSFHHGRHDRLTLQIVPPEIYKAAYPSWFFQEERFLHHFKADYETVCEFPSYVEGEAVITIDHQPLGYNKGFYFVNKSQYA from the coding sequence ATGTTCAAATTATTCTCCTCTAATTCTAAAAAATCATCTTACGGCTGGTTCGGAAATTACTCCAACTGGAAAGATTTGACCGATTCTGTCGGTGGCTACAGCGAAGTAAGCATACTGGAAAAAACCAAGGATGCCTTATTACAAGTTAAAAATGGTACAGCTGTTTACGAACGCGATTCAGTTGTCTTTGATAAAGTGGAGCATCCTTTCCCTTTGTTGACCTGCATCATGCGAAGTGCCGCCATACTGCAAAGACCTCTTCATATTATTGATTTTGGAGGATCATTAGGCAGTACCTACTTTCAAACTAAAAACCTGATCGGAACAGACATCTGCGCGAGCTGGAATGTAGTGGAGCAGGAACATTATGTAACTGCTGGCAGAGCACATTTTGAAGATGAGCGTTTAAAATTCTATCCCTCTATTGATGCCTGTCTGCGCGTACAGCAGGCAGACTTGATTTTACTGTCAAGTTCTGTTCAATATCTGCCTGAACCACATCTTTTTCTTAAAGAACTGGTCGCTTATGATTTTGATTTTGTGATTTTTGACCGCACTTCTTTTCATCATGGCAGGCATGACCGGTTAACCCTGCAAATCGTACCCCCGGAAATTTACAAAGCGGCTTATCCTTCCTGGTTTTTTCAGGAAGAGCGGTTTTTGCACCATTTCAAGGCTGATTATGAGACTGTCTGTGAATTCCCTTCTTATGTAGAGGGAGAAGCAGTAATTACTATTGATCATCAACCACTAGGCTATAACAAAGGATTTTACTTCGTAAATAAATCACAGTATGCTTAA
- a CDS encoding GAF domain-containing sensor histidine kinase, producing MKVFQNPIPENEQERIISLAEFDIDYSNMENNFKDLAHLAAKIAGTEISLVNLIDTFTQWTYSSYGLDDIVQNPRDETVCQYTISISSKEEYFEVPDMSADDRFKEFPAVSGPPNLRYYFGVPLTTSDGSHIGSLCVMDQRLHAQSPEKIELLKIVADEVVNRLKALKTIDSLKSKLNEVKETQKKVAHDIRGPIAGIVGLAAIIAEQGNKNKLNEVLEFISMIHKSGRSVLELADEILTEGKTSALKNDEFNLLVFKDKLERLYLPQSKNKNINFQIHINEKNELIPFIKNKLLQITGNLISNAMKFTRQDGTVTVNLDLEVDAGQYKLKIKVEDSGVGMDENTINCIMEGKTATTNGTVGEKGYGFGLSLVKHLVNSLHGNFNIHSGIGSGTTFEITLVQPHH from the coding sequence ATGAAGGTTTTTCAGAATCCTATACCTGAAAATGAACAGGAACGTATAATAAGTCTGGCAGAATTTGACATTGATTACTCTAATATGGAGAACAATTTCAAAGACCTGGCGCACTTAGCAGCAAAGATTGCCGGAACAGAAATATCCCTGGTCAATTTAATTGATACTTTTACACAGTGGACCTATTCCAGTTATGGGCTTGATGACATCGTTCAAAATCCAAGAGATGAGACTGTCTGTCAATATACCATATCTATATCCTCCAAAGAGGAATATTTTGAAGTTCCTGATATGTCGGCTGACGATCGTTTTAAGGAATTTCCTGCGGTGAGCGGGCCACCTAATCTGCGTTATTATTTTGGTGTTCCTTTAACGACTTCTGATGGATCTCATATTGGCTCACTCTGTGTAATGGATCAAAGACTGCACGCACAAAGCCCTGAAAAGATTGAGCTTTTAAAAATTGTAGCCGATGAAGTGGTCAACAGATTAAAAGCCTTAAAAACTATCGATAGTCTTAAATCTAAATTAAATGAGGTCAAAGAGACCCAGAAAAAAGTAGCACACGATATCAGGGGGCCTATTGCCGGTATTGTCGGTCTGGCAGCAATTATTGCCGAACAGGGCAACAAAAATAAGCTGAACGAGGTGTTAGAGTTTATCAGCATGATCCATAAAAGTGGCAGATCTGTCCTTGAACTTGCCGATGAGATTCTGACTGAAGGAAAAACGTCCGCTTTAAAGAATGACGAGTTTAACCTGCTGGTATTTAAAGATAAGCTGGAACGTCTGTATTTGCCGCAGTCGAAAAATAAAAACATCAATTTTCAGATTCATATCAACGAGAAAAACGAACTTATACCTTTCATCAAAAATAAGCTGCTCCAGATTACAGGAAACCTTATTTCCAACGCGATGAAGTTTACCCGGCAAGATGGCACCGTAACGGTAAATCTTGATCTTGAAGTAGATGCTGGTCAGTATAAATTAAAGATTAAAGTTGAAGATTCGGGTGTGGGCATGGATGAAAATACAATCAACTGTATTATGGAAGGAAAAACCGCGACAACAAATGGTACTGTCGGAGAAAAAGGCTATGGCTTCGGGCTCTCACTGGTTAAACACCTGGTGAATAGCTTACATGGAAATTTCAATATCCATTCGGGGATAGGAAGCGGAACTACCTTTGAAATTACTTTGGTACAACCCCATCATTAG
- a CDS encoding NAD(P)-binding domain-containing protein gives MDIGIIGLGDMGKLYAKHFAKAGHQVCGADLPVFREKLEEELSPLGIEILIDGNAVSRKCDVIFYAVEAEKIAEVVALYGASTKYGAIVAGQTSVKHPEIAAFEKYLPKDVNIITCHSLHGPGFDPKGQTLIVIPHRCDADAYTRMMDLLAVLGSDIVEMKDYHEHDKIVADTQAVTHMGFESMGTAWKEAGFFPWENPSYLGGIDNVKILTMLRIFSYKSHIYAGLAIMNPYARHQIKRYAQSESELFKLMIMEKESEFRQRIKEVKNFLFPDDKQFLLLDNQIMKEFSLSGTGAPHTPNSHLSLLSMADAWYHLKINPYDNLICQTPPFRLRLGIVEYLFRNEELLEESIVAAIYDKQIRADDLEFHSSVREWSSIIGYGDINGYKQHFDQTKNFFNDRLEQGRLQSAELIGRLNRNS, from the coding sequence ATGGACATAGGAATTATTGGCCTGGGAGACATGGGCAAACTTTATGCAAAACATTTTGCTAAAGCAGGGCATCAGGTTTGCGGTGCAGACCTCCCGGTTTTCAGAGAAAAGCTGGAGGAGGAATTATCTCCTTTAGGCATAGAAATATTAATCGACGGAAATGCAGTATCCCGCAAATGCGACGTGATATTTTATGCGGTGGAAGCCGAGAAAATAGCAGAAGTAGTTGCACTTTATGGCGCTTCTACCAAATATGGTGCTATTGTTGCCGGCCAGACTTCTGTAAAACATCCGGAGATCGCCGCTTTTGAGAAATATTTACCGAAGGACGTCAATATCATTACCTGCCATTCGTTACACGGTCCTGGCTTTGATCCCAAAGGACAAACTTTAATTGTGATTCCGCACCGTTGTGATGCGGATGCTTATACCCGAATGATGGATCTGCTTGCGGTTTTAGGTTCTGATATCGTAGAGATGAAAGATTACCATGAACACGATAAAATTGTAGCCGATACACAAGCAGTTACACACATGGGTTTTGAAAGTATGGGAACAGCCTGGAAAGAAGCGGGATTTTTTCCATGGGAGAATCCATCCTACCTGGGTGGAATAGATAATGTAAAGATTTTAACGATGTTGCGGATTTTCAGCTACAAATCTCACATCTATGCAGGTTTGGCGATCATGAACCCGTATGCACGTCACCAGATCAAACGTTATGCACAATCCGAATCAGAGCTTTTCAAGCTCATGATTATGGAGAAAGAGAGCGAATTCCGCCAACGGATTAAAGAAGTTAAGAATTTTCTGTTTCCTGATGACAAACAATTCCTTTTACTGGATAACCAGATCATGAAGGAATTTTCGCTGTCAGGAACCGGAGCACCACATACACCAAATTCACATTTAAGTTTACTGAGTATGGCCGATGCCTGGTACCACCTGAAAATCAATCCATATGATAATTTGATTTGTCAGACTCCCCCCTTTCGCCTGCGCCTGGGAATTGTAGAGTATCTGTTCAGAAACGAAGAGTTATTGGAAGAATCTATTGTTGCTGCCATTTATGACAAACAAATCCGGGCCGATGATCTTGAATTTCATTCTTCAGTAAGAGAATGGTCCTCAATTATTGGTTATGGAGATATCAATGGCTATAAACAACACTTCGATCAGACTAAAAACTTTTTTAATGACAGATTGGAACAAGGGAGATTACAAAGTGCAGAATTAATCGGCAGGTTAAACAGAAATTCATAA
- a CDS encoding DUF4440 domain-containing protein, whose protein sequence is MTDQKQNEINSIKASRENSNAAILIGDAAGVAQYWMDDIIVISGEGGQYAGKKLLLKVFTEMFQEDRPVFERIPSLITIGDSGVLAWETGEWNYKTEKFRGNYSAMWRKIKGKWLTQSELFVSLD, encoded by the coding sequence ATGACAGATCAAAAACAAAACGAAATTAACAGCATCAAAGCTTCCCGTGAAAATTCAAATGCGGCTATTCTTATAGGAGATGCAGCAGGTGTTGCCCAGTATTGGATGGATGATATTATTGTTATTTCTGGTGAAGGTGGTCAGTATGCAGGAAAAAAACTGCTGTTGAAAGTTTTTACAGAAATGTTCCAGGAAGACCGGCCTGTTTTTGAACGGATACCTTCGTTGATTACAATCGGGGATAGTGGTGTGCTGGCATGGGAAACAGGAGAGTGGAATTATAAAACAGAAAAGTTCAGAGGTAATTACTCGGCCATGTGGCGGAAAATTAAAGGAAAGTGGCTCACGCAGTCCGAACTTTTTGTTTCGCTGGATTAG
- a CDS encoding helix-turn-helix transcriptional regulator: protein MSDYQGEKFREFLVSHKIAKTKAATLLGISRSAIYDYFDSENMSRETVNKIILTFNTTEAEVFGIYNTQILNNLQHNKLNESSDNHLVNAKIIDNLPYPIEQGETPFINLSDGQYLMIMPLVSEYAYAGYLSGFADPIYIEELPKHSIIVQKQHKGNYRAFEIVGDSMDDNTKESIPDGSIATGREIVQDYWRSKFHTHRYKDYVIVTKNDGIVIKRIIDHDVEKGIITCHSLNPDKAIYADFKIELKDVQQIFNIVNVSISR from the coding sequence ATGTCTGATTATCAGGGAGAAAAATTCAGGGAATTTTTAGTTTCTCATAAAATAGCCAAAACTAAGGCTGCAACATTACTAGGTATTTCCAGATCTGCTATCTATGATTATTTCGATAGCGAGAATATGTCCAGGGAAACTGTAAATAAAATAATATTAACCTTTAACACAACTGAAGCCGAAGTATTCGGTATATACAATACCCAGATTCTTAATAATTTACAGCATAATAAGCTTAATGAATCATCAGATAATCATCTGGTAAACGCTAAAATTATTGACAATTTGCCTTATCCTATCGAGCAAGGAGAAACACCATTTATAAACTTATCTGATGGACAGTATTTAATGATCATGCCATTAGTAAGTGAATATGCTTATGCTGGGTATCTTTCTGGTTTCGCCGACCCCATTTATATTGAAGAGCTACCCAAACATTCAATCATTGTTCAGAAACAGCATAAGGGAAATTACAGAGCTTTTGAAATAGTTGGTGACAGCATGGATGATAATACAAAAGAAAGCATTCCTGATGGAAGTATTGCCACCGGCCGTGAAATCGTACAGGACTATTGGCGATCAAAATTCCATACACACCGCTATAAGGATTATGTAATTGTAACTAAAAATGATGGAATAGTAATTAAAAGAATTATTGATCATGATGTGGAGAAAGGTATAATAACATGCCACTCTCTAAATCCTGATAAGGCAATCTACGCAGATTTCAAGATAGAGCTTAAAGACGTTCAACAAATATTTAATATAGTAAACGTTTCCATATCCAGATAA
- a CDS encoding right-handed parallel beta-helix repeat-containing protein → MQVNSITDLINTIDPALNKFNNVLGYYSPGDNGGGDFCWDSSCTEVVNNGTILGSVFTTSGRWKRVISDETNVKWFGARGNGSNDSVHFKNAISTGKNIYVPEGIYCVSGLVLNWNQVIYGQSTLSELHAVETDKPLLTITRFGGASQLTLYSSYYVSDINFCAIKVLNEGYNVTCEKLRIVGGFTNAINCSDSSNVNISNNFISGMVGPQIFISYGTHNIIENNKMEKCRGTSFIKLINAASVTIKHNYIGGGDTDRPGAQGIYAETLLPADPNYKEGQPFYHYTYLVIDSNDIDNIGGQAVAIKSYFSVKIKGNWFSAGRTDGVSSVLLNDCKRIDISGNDIYTSGYMGLQITDCEIGSITNNQIEMSKDTGVFLLRSSLFSITGNQIGNLTGLEEGYGSMMKVGVSENQGDNNIISNNIFRAVEVTDLYHEGPHNVVNNNIFIK, encoded by the coding sequence ATGCAAGTAAATTCAATTACAGATTTGATCAACACTATCGACCCGGCCTTAAATAAGTTTAACAATGTTTTGGGCTATTATTCTCCCGGAGATAACGGAGGTGGTGATTTCTGCTGGGATAGTTCCTGTACAGAAGTTGTAAATAATGGAACTATACTGGGTTCTGTTTTTACGACATCAGGGAGATGGAAAAGAGTAATCAGTGATGAAACCAATGTAAAATGGTTTGGAGCCAGAGGTAACGGGAGCAATGATTCAGTACATTTTAAGAATGCAATTAGTACAGGGAAAAATATATATGTTCCAGAAGGCATTTATTGTGTATCCGGGCTGGTTTTAAACTGGAATCAGGTTATTTATGGGCAAAGTACTTTGTCTGAACTTCACGCTGTTGAGACTGATAAACCGCTGTTAACAATCACTCGTTTTGGTGGAGCAAGCCAACTCACTTTATATTCTTCCTATTATGTTTCAGATATAAATTTTTGTGCAATTAAGGTCTTAAATGAAGGATATAATGTAACCTGCGAAAAATTGAGGATTGTTGGTGGCTTTACCAATGCAATTAATTGCTCTGACTCAAGTAATGTTAATATCAGTAATAATTTCATCAGTGGAATGGTGGGGCCGCAAATATTTATTAGTTATGGAACGCATAATATCATTGAGAATAATAAAATGGAAAAATGCAGGGGCACTTCATTTATCAAATTAATAAACGCTGCTTCTGTTACTATAAAACATAATTATATTGGTGGTGGAGATACCGATAGGCCAGGGGCTCAGGGAATTTATGCCGAAACTTTACTTCCGGCAGATCCAAATTATAAAGAAGGACAACCCTTTTATCATTATACCTACCTCGTTATCGATTCTAATGATATTGACAACATTGGCGGACAGGCTGTTGCAATAAAAAGTTATTTTTCAGTGAAAATTAAGGGAAATTGGTTTTCAGCGGGCAGAACTGATGGAGTGAGCTCTGTCTTATTAAATGATTGCAAACGCATTGATATATCTGGTAATGATATCTATACAAGTGGGTACATGGGACTGCAAATTACAGATTGTGAAATTGGTTCAATTACAAATAACCAAATAGAAATGAGTAAAGATACAGGGGTGTTTTTGCTGCGCTCAAGCCTGTTTTCAATTACTGGTAATCAAATTGGTAATTTAACCGGACTGGAAGAGGGCTATGGAAGTATGATGAAAGTTGGGGTGTCAGAAAATCAAGGGGACAACAATATAATTTCTAATAATATCTTCAGAGCGGTTGAAGTAACTGACTTATACCATGAAGGCCCTCATAATGTTGTAAATAATAATATTTTTATCAAATAA
- a CDS encoding glycosyltransferase family 2 protein produces the protein MTTTAPIILFVYNRLSHTQQVIAALKENLLSAESELYIYADAAKNVDALQAVNELRSFLTTITGFKSVHICLRETNLGVDDNIILGVTEVISIHGKAIVLEDDLVTSPWFLKFMNEALDFYENQDEVASIHGYVYPVQQKLKEVFFIKGADCWGWATWKRAWDLFEHDGAELLEKISTQGLQKEFDFEDTYPYFKALEQQAIGHTKHWDIRWYASAFLSEKLTLYPGRSLVKNIGHDASGTHCGHSNSYDVTLSLTPLSVETEVIADQEAYHIFADFMRNLSVNSPVRPKGIASRLFKQLKTSVNRRFQRT, from the coding sequence ATGACCACTACAGCCCCCATCATCCTTTTTGTCTACAACCGCTTATCACATACACAGCAGGTTATAGCAGCCTTAAAGGAAAATCTATTGTCAGCAGAAAGTGAATTGTATATCTATGCAGATGCTGCAAAAAATGTGGATGCTTTGCAAGCAGTCAATGAGCTCAGAAGCTTTCTGACCACCATAACCGGTTTTAAAAGTGTTCATATTTGTTTACGTGAAACTAATCTGGGAGTTGATGACAATATTATCCTGGGAGTTACTGAGGTGATCAGTATACATGGTAAAGCTATAGTACTCGAGGATGACCTGGTTACCTCGCCCTGGTTTTTAAAGTTTATGAATGAGGCACTGGATTTTTATGAAAATCAAGATGAAGTTGCTTCTATACATGGATATGTCTATCCTGTTCAGCAAAAACTAAAAGAAGTTTTCTTTATCAAAGGTGCCGATTGCTGGGGATGGGCAACCTGGAAAAGGGCTTGGGATTTATTTGAACATGACGGGGCTGAATTATTAGAAAAAATCAGCACACAGGGACTACAGAAAGAATTCGATTTCGAGGATACCTACCCTTATTTCAAAGCATTGGAACAACAGGCAATTGGCCATACTAAACATTGGGATATCAGGTGGTATGCTTCTGCTTTTCTTTCAGAGAAATTAACACTTTATCCGGGCCGGTCTTTGGTAAAAAACATTGGCCATGATGCCAGTGGAACGCATTGCGGGCACAGTAATAGTTATGATGTAACCCTATCTTTGACTCCATTATCCGTAGAAACTGAAGTTATTGCTGATCAGGAGGCTTATCATATATTTGCAGATTTCATGAGAAACTTATCGGTTAATAGTCCTGTACGTCCTAAAGGTATAGCATCAAGACTTTTTAAACAACTGAAAACATCGGTCAACCGTCGCTTTCAAAGGACATAA
- a CDS encoding YceH family protein, whose product MENNQPLIVLNAAEQRVLGVLLEKSRTTPDYYPMTISALTTACNQKTSRNPIVNYEEETVTLTLNTLKIKGLSSTAMGGSSRSTKYKHNLAIVYPLIPAELAVICLLLLRGPLTPGEINTNAARLYEFETIEEVQEILHKLAQEEPVYVKQLPKKPGQKEARYKHLFGGEAEEEEIPEPEISQQSSPDLENRVIKLEQELEEVKEMLNLLMSQ is encoded by the coding sequence ATGGAAAATAATCAGCCTTTAATTGTATTAAATGCCGCAGAACAGCGTGTCTTAGGTGTATTACTGGAAAAAAGCAGAACTACACCAGACTATTATCCTATGACTATTTCTGCATTAACCACTGCCTGTAATCAGAAAACATCAAGGAACCCTATTGTAAATTATGAGGAAGAAACCGTTACCCTCACCTTAAATACTTTAAAAATCAAAGGTTTAAGCAGCACAGCTATGGGTGGTAGCAGCAGAAGCACAAAATACAAACATAATCTTGCTATTGTATATCCGCTGATTCCTGCAGAACTGGCAGTAATTTGTTTATTGCTCTTACGCGGGCCATTAACTCCTGGTGAGATCAATACGAATGCAGCAAGACTATATGAATTTGAAACTATTGAAGAAGTTCAGGAGATCCTGCATAAATTAGCACAGGAAGAACCTGTTTATGTAAAACAACTCCCTAAAAAACCAGGGCAAAAAGAAGCGAGATATAAACATTTGTTTGGAGGAGAAGCAGAGGAAGAAGAAATTCCTGAGCCGGAAATCAGTCAGCAATCTTCTCCTGATCTGGAAAACAGAGTCATTAAGCTGGAACAGGAACTGGAAGAAGTTAAGGAAATGCTGAACTTATTAATGAGTCAATAG
- a CDS encoding SDR family NAD(P)-dependent oxidoreductase, with protein sequence MNKYALITGASKGIGKAIANSLAGSGYYLLLVARNETELQLLSQSIEQAYQL encoded by the coding sequence ATGAATAAATACGCTTTAATAACTGGTGCCAGTAAAGGAATAGGAAAAGCTATAGCAAATTCATTGGCCGGTTCAGGCTACTATTTACTGCTGGTTGCGCGCAATGAAACTGAGCTTCAGTTGCTTTCCCAAAGCATCGAACAAGCCTATCAGTTATAG
- a CDS encoding DUF6266 family protein, which yields MAIVTNSYLGTFTGRIGNMVIYPLAGQIVARTIGKSYKKPTNNQLNSRMALKKMNVFLQDIKGFLKVGFELEAKGTTANAFNHALKYNRKHVTGTFPDIAIDYAKILVTKGKMPIVEKAKASLLTDRLKVSWDTQVINGKTHQDDQVLLLAYFPGENGKTRIFTTSVRRSAGTYKFNLNRSARMRNAHLYLSFVSDDYKSISDSVYLGEVSWDK from the coding sequence ATGGCTATTGTTACAAACAGTTATTTAGGAACATTCACCGGAAGAATAGGAAATATGGTTATTTATCCTCTTGCAGGACAGATCGTTGCCAGAACTATAGGTAAATCCTATAAAAAACCCACAAATAATCAGCTGAATTCAAGGATGGCGCTTAAAAAGATGAATGTTTTTTTACAGGACATCAAGGGGTTTCTCAAAGTCGGTTTTGAATTAGAAGCTAAAGGCACGACAGCTAATGCATTCAATCACGCGCTTAAATATAACCGAAAACACGTTACAGGTACATTCCCGGACATCGCAATTGATTATGCAAAAATACTGGTCACCAAAGGAAAGATGCCCATTGTAGAGAAGGCAAAGGCCAGTCTCCTGACCGACAGACTTAAAGTGAGCTGGGATACTCAGGTCATTAACGGGAAAACACATCAGGATGACCAGGTATTGCTATTGGCCTATTTTCCGGGGGAGAACGGGAAGACCCGTATTTTTACCACCTCGGTCAGAAGATCAGCGGGTACTTATAAGTTCAACCTGAACAGGAGTGCTAGAATGCGCAACGCACATTTGTATCTATCCTTTGTCTCAGATGATTATAAAAGTATTTCTGACAGTGTTTATCTTGGAGAGGTTTCCTGGGATAAATAG
- a CDS encoding SDR family oxidoreductase has translation MNVSLSNKTAVICGSTQGIGLATAIILARSGANCILIARNEESLINALNELPLTEGQQHSYAVADFSDPATVSTAIQKIVALDQVEILVNNSGGPKPGPVTTALTNEFEQAFSQHLVCNHLLVQAVLPGMKAAGYGRIINIISTSVKTPLPNLGVSNTIRAAVAGWAKTLSNEVGEYNITVNNVLPGLTQTTRYTKLLDSLSEEGNRNDVEKQLTNSIPMKRIGQPEEIGNVIAFLASPAASYVTGVSIPVDGGRTPAI, from the coding sequence ATGAATGTATCCCTTTCAAATAAAACCGCAGTAATTTGTGGAAGCACACAAGGTATTGGATTGGCTACAGCCATTATTCTTGCCCGTTCAGGTGCAAACTGTATTTTGATCGCAAGAAATGAGGAATCATTAATCAATGCTTTAAATGAGCTGCCATTAACCGAAGGACAGCAACATTCCTATGCCGTTGCAGATTTCTCTGACCCGGCGACTGTCAGTACTGCAATCCAGAAAATCGTTGCATTGGACCAGGTAGAAATTTTGGTCAATAACAGTGGAGGCCCAAAACCAGGTCCGGTTACAACTGCATTAACCAATGAATTTGAACAAGCTTTCAGTCAGCACCTGGTTTGTAATCATCTATTGGTTCAGGCGGTTCTGCCCGGAATGAAAGCGGCAGGCTATGGGCGGATCATCAACATTATCTCCACGTCAGTAAAAACACCACTTCCAAATCTTGGTGTATCCAATACAATCAGAGCTGCTGTAGCCGGGTGGGCAAAAACCTTATCAAATGAAGTGGGAGAATATAATATTACAGTGAACAACGTATTGCCAGGTTTAACGCAGACCACGCGGTATACAAAACTACTGGATAGTCTTTCTGAGGAAGGCAACAGAAATGATGTGGAAAAACAGCTAACCAATTCCATTCCTATGAAAAGAATTGGCCAGCCAGAGGAAATCGGAAATGTAATTGCTTTCCTGGCTTCACCGGCAGCTTCCTACGTTACAGGAGTTAGTATTCCAGTAGACGGGGGAAGAACTCCAGCTATTTAG
- a CDS encoding (deoxy)nucleoside triphosphate pyrophosphohydrolase translates to MMIDVSCALIISQNGQVLVAQRSLSMHLPLKWEFPGGKVEPGETAEECLIREIREELGVEIRVTKKMQPSVYDQGKQVIRLLPFQCKLIAGEIRLTEHAAFQWLLPAGLNKLDWAEADIPIVQNFMDEMML, encoded by the coding sequence ATGATGATAGATGTATCCTGTGCACTGATTATTAGTCAGAACGGACAAGTTTTAGTAGCTCAAAGGAGTTTGAGTATGCATTTGCCGCTTAAATGGGAGTTTCCCGGGGGGAAAGTTGAGCCTGGTGAAACTGCTGAAGAATGCCTGATCCGGGAAATCCGGGAAGAACTTGGTGTGGAAATCCGGGTGACAAAAAAAATGCAACCTTCGGTTTATGACCAGGGAAAACAGGTAATCCGTCTGCTTCCTTTTCAATGTAAACTGATTGCGGGAGAGATCAGGCTTACTGAGCATGCTGCTTTTCAATGGCTGCTGCCTGCCGGATTAAATAAACTGGACTGGGCAGAAGCCGATATTCCAATCGTACAAAACTTTATGGATGAAATGATGTTGTAA